Below is a window of Streptomyces sp. NBC_00223 DNA.
GCCGAGCGGGAAGTACGGCACGTACGCGATATCCGCGGCCTCGCACTCCGCCAGGAGATCGGCCTCACCGGTGGCCTCGTTCTGCACCGCCACGACGGGTGCGACCTTCCGGGCCTCGGCGAGCTGCGCGGCATCGATGTTGCTGACGCCCAGGTGCCGGATCAGCCCCTCCGCCCGCAGCTCCGCCAGCGCCTCGAACCGTTCGGCGATCGACTCGCCACCCGTCCCGGTGACCCCGCCCACCCGCAGATAGACCAGGTCGAGCCGGTCGAGCCCGAGGGAACGCAAGTCCGCTTCGACCAGGCCGCGCAGCTGATCGGGTGTCGCCTGCCCGCTCGGTACGCCGTCAGGACCGGGCAGCGGCCCGACCTTCGTCGCGATCACCAGGTCGTCGGGGTACGGGGCCAACGCCGTACGGATCAGCTCGTTGGCCCGCACGTCCCCCCTGTTGTAGAAGCCGGCCGTGTCGATGTGGTTCACGCCCAGCTCCACCGCCCGCCGGAGCACCGCGATGCCGGTCTCGGGCGCGCGCGTCGGGCCGTCGAACGTGCTCATCGGCAGACGCATCGCGCCGAAGCCGAGCCGGTTGATGGTCAGGTCCCCGCCGAGGGAGAACGTCGTGGTCGTCATGAGGCCCATCGTGTCCGCCGCCGTGAGACCCGGCGAGTCGGGCTGACGGCCACGTCGGCGGCCGACTGCTCAGGGGCCGGACTCACTCCATAGGTGACTATGCGTATCCAAATGATCACGTTACGTTACATGAAGTGAGGGTCGTGCAGTGCGATCCCCCGAATCGTCGGAGGCACCTTCATGCGTCGTATCGCCACCGTGCTCGGCACGCTCGCCGTAGCCGCGATGCTCTCGCTCAGCGTCTCGCAGTCCGCGTTCGCCGCGAACGGGGATCTGATCATCAACGGCAAGCCCCACCACAACCCCCACGGCTGCTACAACAGCGACCGCTGGCCGCTCACCGTCCAGAACGACACGGATGAGGAAGCACGTATCTACGAAGGACGCGGCTGTCAGGGAGACCCCATCGACTTCGTCGCCCCCGGGGACCACGTGGTCTCCGAGTTCGGCGGGAGCGTCGAAATCGACTGAACCCGCTCCACCCGCACCACCCCGACCAAGGACGGGCCTCCGCGCGCGGGGGCCCGGCCCCCTTTGTGACCTCACGATTTCGGGGCCGAGGGCGGTACCCGTTATCGTGGTGCGGTATGCCTGCTCGCAGGCACGAATACTCTCAACAGGACCCGGAGAGAGCAATGCCTCCCAAGAAGAAGAAGATCACGGGGCTGATCAAGCTCCAGATCAACGCCGGTGCGGCCAACCCGGCCCCGCCGGTCGGCCCCGCGCTGGGCCAGCACGGCGTGAACATCATGGAGTTCTGCAAGGCCTACAACGCGGCCACCGAGTCGCAGCGCGGCATGGTGATCCCGGTGGAGATCACGGTCTACGACGACCGTAGCTTCACGTTCATCACCAAGACCCCGCCGGCCGCGAAGCTGATCCTCAAGGCCGCGGGCGTGGACAAGGGCTCCGGCGAGCCGCACGTCAAGAAGGTCGCGAAGCTCACCCGCGACCAGGTGCGGGAGATCGCGACGACGAAGCTCCCCGACCTGAACGCGAACGACCTGGACGCCGCGGAGAAGATCATCGCGGGTACGGCCCGTTCGATGGGCGTCACGGTCGAGGGCTGACGCCCGAGCGACAAAGGGGGAGGGCTGACGCCCGATCCCGGCACCTCCGGGAGGTCTGACCGCCTCCCACCTCTGTGGCAGGGCCTGCTCGGCCCGTACCACGACTCCCACCCACATTCAGGAGCAGCAAGTGAGCAAGCGCAGCAAGTCTCTCCGCGCTGCGGACGGCAAGATCGACCAGGAGCGCCTGTACGCGCCCCTGGAGGCCGTCCGTCTCGCCAAGGAGACCGCGACCACCAAGTTCGACTCGACCGTCGAGGTCGCCTTCCGCCTGGGTGTCGACCCGCGCAAGGCCGACCAGATGGTCCGTGGCACCGTGAACCTTCCGCACGGCACCGGCAAGACCGCCCGGGTCCTGGTCTTCGCGACCGGTGACCGTGCTGCGGCCGCGGAAGCCGCGGGAGCCGACATCGTCGGCTCCGACGAACTGATCGACGAGGTGGCGAAGGGCCGGCTGGACTTCGACGCCGTCGTCGCCACCCCGGACCTCATGGGCAAGGTCGGCCGCCTCGGCCGCGTGCTCGGCCCGCGTGGCCTGATGCCGAACCCGAAGACCGGCACCGTGACGCCGGACGTGGCGAAGGCTGTCACGGACATCAAGGGCGGCAAGATCGAGTTCCGCGTCGACAAGCACTCGAACCTGCACTTCATCATCGGCAAGGTCTCCTTCGACGAGACCCTGCTGGTGGAGAACTACGCGGCCGCGCTCGACGAGATCCTTCGTCTCAAGCCGTCCGCCGCGAAGGGCCGTTACGTCAGGAAGGCCGCCGTCTCCACCACGATGGGCCCCGGCATTCCGGTCGACCCCAACCGCACGCGCAACCTCCTCGTCGAGGAGGACCCGGCGTCGATCTGACGCCGGGGGCGGACCGGTTCACCGCCGGTCCGCCCGCGCCGCACCACGTCTCCACCCGCACCACGTCTCCACCCGCGCCCCGCTCCCGGTCGACCCGGGGGCGGGGCGCGGTGCTTTCCGGGCGGGACCGGAGGGGAAGACACCGGGAAGGCGCGGGGGAGCCGCGCCCCATCGGACCGCCCCCGCCCGAGGCGATTTGCCCGGGCGGGGGGCGGTCCCGTAGGCTTCCCGAGAAGCCATAGACCGCTGGTTGTCACCATGTCCCCGACGGGGACGAGGTGATCGAAGGAGCCGCTGAGTGCGGACGACCCGCGTAGGTGACCGTGGATGATCTCCGGGGACGTATACGCCCCCGTCGAGTCTCGCCCCTGGCGCCTGCGCCCGGGGCGTTCGTTCTTTCTCAGGTCTCCTCCACTGCCGGGCGGTCCGCAATCACCCGGAAGGAGGCCGAGACTCATGGCGAGGCCCGACAAGGCTGCCGCGGTTGCCGAGTTGACGGACAAGTTCCGCTCCTCGAACGCTGCAATGCTGACCGAGTACCGCGGTCTCACCGTGGCGCAGCTCAAGACGCTGCGCCGTTCGCTCGGTGAGAACGCCACTTACTCCGTGGTGAAGAACACGCTGACCAAGATCGCGGCCAACGAGGCCGGGATCAGCACGCTCGACGACCTGTTCACGGGTCCGTCGGCCGTCGCCTTCGTCACCGGTGACCCGGTCGAAGCGGCGAAGGGTCTGCGCGACTTCGCCAAGGACAACCCCGCTCTCGTCATCAAGGGCGGTGTCCTGGACGGCCAGGCGGTGTCCGCGGACGAGATCAAGAAGCTCGCGGACCTCGAGTCCCGCGAGGTTCTGCTCGCCAAGCTGGCGGGCGCCATGAAGGGCAAGCAGTCCCAGGCTGCCGCGCTCTTCCAGGCGCTTCCCTCGAAGTTCGTCCGCACCGCGGAGGCGCTTCGTGCCAAGCAGGCCGAGCAGAGCGAGCAGGGCGGTGCCGGTACGCCGGCTCCCGCCGAGGCCGCCGAGTAGTCGTTCCGACGCGCTCAGCTGCCCAGCGGGCCCCGAGTACGCCCGCCGACATGTACATCCGGCACCAGCCGATTTAGTGGAAGGACCGCCATCATGGCGAAGCTCAGCCAGGACGACCTGCTCGCGCAGTTCGAGGACATGACCCTCATCGAGCTCTCCGGGTTCGTGAAGGCGTTCGAGGAGAAGTTCGACGTCACCGCCGCGGCCCCGGTCGCCGTTGCCGCCGGTGGTGGCGCTGCCGCCGTCGCCGAGGCCGTCGAGGAGCAGGACGAGTTCGACGTCATCCTCAAGGGTGCCGGCGAGAAGAAGATCCAGGTCATCAAGGTCGTGCGTGAGCTGACCTCCCTGGGTCTGAAGGAAGCCAAGGACCTCGTGGACGGCGCGCCGAAGGCCGTCGTCGAGAAGGTCGCGAAGGAAGCCGCGGAGAAGGCGAAGGAGGCCCTGGAGGCCGCCGGTGCCTCGGTCGAGGTCAAGTAACACCTGCTCCACACGCCGTAGGGCGGTCACCCGAAAGGGTGGCCGCCCTCGGTCGTTTTGGATCTCCGCAAGGTCTGGGCCTTGACGGATGGCACGCATCGCGCAATTCTCAGGGACGCGCCACCACCGAGGTCCGCGCGTCGGCAGGGCTGTGTCCGGGCCTTGTTCGGGCTCCGACCCACACTTCGTGGGAGGTCGGATGCATGGATCGGTGGCGATGCGGGAATGCATGGCAATGCGGCGTGATGAGAGCGGATCCGGTGCCGAGGCCGGGTCCCGACAGACGGGCGAGGGGGCGACGATTCGGTACACCGAATCTCAGCCTGGACATCAGTGGGCCAAGTGGCTACACTGACCCTTTGCGCTGCCTGTTAGCTGCTGCCTGGCCCGTCACCAGGAGCATGCCCACGTCTGAGCATCTGTGAAGAAGCCCGTCATCAGGGACTTCCTCATCAGCTCAGGGGCGGACCGGTACGCGCGTAGTGAGTCCGAGCCCTCGGAAGGACCCCCTCTTGGCCGCCTCGCGCAACGCCTCGACTGCCAATTCGAACAACGGCGCCAGCACCGCACCGCTGCGCATCTCTTTCGCGAAGATCCGTGAACCGCTCGAAGTTCCGAACCTCCTCGCGCTCCAGACCGAGAGCTTTGACTGGCTGCTCGGCAATGCCGCGTGGAAGGCTCGGGTCGAGGCGGCCCTGGACAGTGGGCAGGACGTCCCCAGGAAGTCCGGTCTGGAGGAGATCTTCGAGGAGATCTCGCCGATCGAGGACTTCTCCGGGTCGATGTCGCTCACTTTCCGCGACCACCGCTTCGAGCCGCCGAAGAACTCGCTGGACGAGTGCAAGGAGCGCGACTTCACGTACGGCGCCCCGCTCTTCGTCACCGCAGAGTTCACCAACAACGAGACCGGCGAGATCAAGTCCCAGACGGTCTTCATGGGTGACTTCCCCCTGATGACCAACAAGGGCACCTTCTGCATCAACGGCACCGAGCGTGTCGTCGTCTCGCAGCTGGTCCGCTCGCCGGGTGTCTACTTCGACAGCCAGATCGACAAGACGTCCGACAAGGACATCTTCTCCGCCAAGATCATCCCGTCCCGGGGTGCCTGGCTGGAGATGGAGATCGACAAGCGCGACATGGTCGGCGTCCGTATCGACCGCAAGCGCAAGCAGTCGGTCACCGTGCTGCTCAAGGCGCTGGGCTGGACCACCGAGCAGATCCTCGAGGAGTTCGGCGAGTACGAGTCGATGCGCGCCACCCTGGAGAAGGACCACACCCAGGGCCAGGACGACGCGCTGCTCGACATCTACCGCAAGCTGCGTCCGGGCGAGCCGCCGACCAAGGAGGCCGCCCAGACCCTGCTGGAGAACCTCTACTTCAACCCCAAGCGCTACGACCTCGCGAAGGTCGGCCGCTACAAGGTCAACAAGAAGCTCGGCAGCGACGCGCCGCTGGACGCCGGCGTGCTCACCACCGACGACATCATCGCCACCATCAAGTACCTGGTGAAGCTGCACGCCGGTGAGACCGAGACCTCGGGCGACAACGGCGCCACGATGGTGGTCGAGGTCGACGACATCGACCACTTCGGCAACCGCCGCCTGCGCAACGTCGGCGAGCTGATCCAGAACCAGGTCCGTACCGGCCTGGCCCGTATGGAGCGCGTGGTCCGCGAGCGGATGACGACCCAGGACGTCGAGGCGATCACGCCGCAGACCCTGATCAACATCCGGCCGGTCGTCGCCTCCATCAAGGAGTTCTTCGGCACCAGCCAGCTCTCCCAGTTCATGGACCAGACGAACCCGCTGTCCGGCCTGACCCACAAGCGCCGGCTGTCGGCGCTGGGCCCCGGTGGTCTGTCCCGTGAGCGGGCCGGCTTCGAGGTCCGTGACGTGCACCCGTCGCACTACGGCCGCATGTGTCCGATCGAGACCCCCGAAGGCCCGAACATCGGTCTGATCGGCTCGCTCGCGTCGTACGGCCGGGTCAACGCGTTCGGTTTCGTCGAGACCCCGTACCGCAAGGTCGTCGAGGGCGTCGTCACCGACGACGTGGACTACCTGACCGCCGACGAGGAGGACCGCTTCGTCATCGCGCAGGCCAACGCGCCGCTGACCGAGGACCTGCGGTTCGCCGAGTCCCGCGTGCTGGTCCGCCGCCGCGGCGGCGAGATCGACTACATCCCCGGCGACGACGTCGACTACATGGACGTCTCGCCGCGCCAGATGGTGTCGGTCGCCACCGCGATGATCCCGTTCCTTGAGCACGACGACGCCAACCGCGCGCTCATGGGATCGAACATGATGCGCCAGGCCGTACCGCTGATCAAGGCCGAGGCGCCGCTGGTCGGCACCGGTATGGAGTACCGCTGCGCGGTCGACGCCGGCGACGTGATCAAGGCCGACAAGGACGGTGTGGTCCAGGAGGTCTCCGCCGACTACGTCACGGTCACCAACGACGACGGCACGTACACCACGTACCGGGTCGCCAAGTTCTCCCGCTCCAACCAGGGCACCTCCTTCAACCAGAAGGTGCTCGTGGACGAGGGCGCCCGCGTGGTCGCGGGCCAGGTCCTCGCCGACGGTCCGTCCACCGAAGCCGGTGAGATGGCGCTCGGCAAGAACCTGCTGGTCGCGTTCATGCCGTGGGAGGGCCACAACTACGAGGACGCGATCATCCTGTCGCAGCGCCTCGTGCAGGACGACGTCCTGTCCTCGATCCACATCGAGGAGCACGAGGTCGACGCCCGTGACACCAAGCTCGGCCCGGAGGAGATCACCCGGGACATCCCGAACGTCTCCGAGGAGGTCCTCGCCGACCTCGACGAGCGCGGCATCATCCGGATCGGCGCCGACGTGGTGGCCGGCGACATCCTGGTCGGCAAGGTCACCCCGAAGGGCGAGACCGAGCTGACCCCGGAGGAGCGGCTGCTGCGCGCGATCTTCGGCGAGAAGGCCCGTGAGGTCCGCGACACCTCGCTGAAGGTGCCGCACGGCGAGACCGGCAAGGTCATCGGTGTGCGCGTCTTCGACCGCGAGGAGGGCGACGAGCTTCCCCCCGGTGTGAACCAGCTGGTGCGCGTGTACGTGGCGCAGAAGCGCAAGATCACCGACGGCGACAAGCTGGCCGGACGCCACGGCAACAAGGGCGTCATCTCCAAGATCCTGCCGGTCGAGGACATGCCGTTCCTGGAGGACGGCAGCCCGGTCGACATCATCCTCAACCCGCTCGGCGTGCCGTCCCGAATGAACCCGGGACAGGTGCTGGAGATCCACCTCGGCTGGCT
It encodes the following:
- a CDS encoding aldo/keto reductase; this encodes MTTTTFSLGGDLTINRLGFGAMRLPMSTFDGPTRAPETGIAVLRRAVELGVNHIDTAGFYNRGDVRANELIRTALAPYPDDLVIATKVGPLPGPDGVPSGQATPDQLRGLVEADLRSLGLDRLDLVYLRVGGVTGTGGESIAERFEALAELRAEGLIRHLGVSNIDAAQLAEARKVAPVVAVQNEATGEADLLAECEAADIAYVPYFPLGGGVRPLDAERLGEVAAGLGATMAQVAIAALLATSPCTLAIPGTGSLPHLEENVAAATLPLPPETLATLHL
- the rplK gene encoding 50S ribosomal protein L11, with protein sequence MPPKKKKITGLIKLQINAGAANPAPPVGPALGQHGVNIMEFCKAYNAATESQRGMVIPVEITVYDDRSFTFITKTPPAAKLILKAAGVDKGSGEPHVKKVAKLTRDQVREIATTKLPDLNANDLDAAEKIIAGTARSMGVTVEG
- the rplA gene encoding 50S ribosomal protein L1, with the protein product MSKRSKSLRAADGKIDQERLYAPLEAVRLAKETATTKFDSTVEVAFRLGVDPRKADQMVRGTVNLPHGTGKTARVLVFATGDRAAAAEAAGADIVGSDELIDEVAKGRLDFDAVVATPDLMGKVGRLGRVLGPRGLMPNPKTGTVTPDVAKAVTDIKGGKIEFRVDKHSNLHFIIGKVSFDETLLVENYAAALDEILRLKPSAAKGRYVRKAAVSTTMGPGIPVDPNRTRNLLVEEDPASI
- the rplJ gene encoding 50S ribosomal protein L10, translating into MARPDKAAAVAELTDKFRSSNAAMLTEYRGLTVAQLKTLRRSLGENATYSVVKNTLTKIAANEAGISTLDDLFTGPSAVAFVTGDPVEAAKGLRDFAKDNPALVIKGGVLDGQAVSADEIKKLADLESREVLLAKLAGAMKGKQSQAAALFQALPSKFVRTAEALRAKQAEQSEQGGAGTPAPAEAAE
- the rplL gene encoding 50S ribosomal protein L7/L12, with amino-acid sequence MAKLSQDDLLAQFEDMTLIELSGFVKAFEEKFDVTAAAPVAVAAGGGAAAVAEAVEEQDEFDVILKGAGEKKIQVIKVVRELTSLGLKEAKDLVDGAPKAVVEKVAKEAAEKAKEALEAAGASVEVK
- the rpoB gene encoding DNA-directed RNA polymerase subunit beta, which translates into the protein MAASRNASTANSNNGASTAPLRISFAKIREPLEVPNLLALQTESFDWLLGNAAWKARVEAALDSGQDVPRKSGLEEIFEEISPIEDFSGSMSLTFRDHRFEPPKNSLDECKERDFTYGAPLFVTAEFTNNETGEIKSQTVFMGDFPLMTNKGTFCINGTERVVVSQLVRSPGVYFDSQIDKTSDKDIFSAKIIPSRGAWLEMEIDKRDMVGVRIDRKRKQSVTVLLKALGWTTEQILEEFGEYESMRATLEKDHTQGQDDALLDIYRKLRPGEPPTKEAAQTLLENLYFNPKRYDLAKVGRYKVNKKLGSDAPLDAGVLTTDDIIATIKYLVKLHAGETETSGDNGATMVVEVDDIDHFGNRRLRNVGELIQNQVRTGLARMERVVRERMTTQDVEAITPQTLINIRPVVASIKEFFGTSQLSQFMDQTNPLSGLTHKRRLSALGPGGLSRERAGFEVRDVHPSHYGRMCPIETPEGPNIGLIGSLASYGRVNAFGFVETPYRKVVEGVVTDDVDYLTADEEDRFVIAQANAPLTEDLRFAESRVLVRRRGGEIDYIPGDDVDYMDVSPRQMVSVATAMIPFLEHDDANRALMGSNMMRQAVPLIKAEAPLVGTGMEYRCAVDAGDVIKADKDGVVQEVSADYVTVTNDDGTYTTYRVAKFSRSNQGTSFNQKVLVDEGARVVAGQVLADGPSTEAGEMALGKNLLVAFMPWEGHNYEDAIILSQRLVQDDVLSSIHIEEHEVDARDTKLGPEEITRDIPNVSEEVLADLDERGIIRIGADVVAGDILVGKVTPKGETELTPEERLLRAIFGEKAREVRDTSLKVPHGETGKVIGVRVFDREEGDELPPGVNQLVRVYVAQKRKITDGDKLAGRHGNKGVISKILPVEDMPFLEDGSPVDIILNPLGVPSRMNPGQVLEIHLGWLAKQGWDVSGVAEEWARRLQAIDADQVAANTNVATPVFDGAREDEITGLFESTIPNRDGDRLVMPSGKARLYDGRSGEPFPEPISIGYMYILKLHHLVDDKLHARSTGPYSMITQQPLGGKAQFGGQRFGEMEVWALEAYGAAYALQELLTIKSDDVLGRVKVYEAIVKGENIPEPGIPESFKVLIKEMQSLCLNVEVLSSDGMSIEMRDTDEDVFRAAEELGIDLSRREPSSVEEV